Proteins encoded by one window of Rhipicephalus microplus isolate Deutch F79 unplaced genomic scaffold, USDA_Rmic scaffold_75, whole genome shotgun sequence:
- the LOC142790164 gene encoding uncharacterized protein LOC142790164 produces the protein MLGFHHALAFFLLMSVPCLTKGRLVKKGNELWFDEDCKQPNCAWPQKLVCPTSDNCSCYCQDVPCYVPRCSSGCQASCFTRPGFCQCKCMQATKRCAEAWESECLAVCVGHSPCKCNCVGQFQPHQRNTYRNSTLQREFGCLPPPQIKRY, from the exons ATGTTGGGATTTCATCATGCCTTGGCCTTTTTTCTCCTAATGTCGGTCCCCTGCTTGACAAAAG GTCGCCTTGTCAAGAAAGGGAATGAGTTGTGGT TTGATGAAGACTGCAAACAGCCCAACTGTGCGTGGCCACAGAAACTAGTCTGCCCAACCAGTGATAACTGTAGCTGCTACTGCC aGGACGTTCCTTGTTATGTGCCTCGGTGCAGCAGTGGCTGCCAAGCCAGCTGCTTTACGAGGCCTGGATTTTGTCAATGCAAATGCA TGCAAGCAACTAAAAGATGTGCGGAAGCATGGGAAAGCGAATGTCTCGCCGTCTGTGTGGGGCATTCTCCTTGCAAATGCAACtgtg TCGGCCAATTTCAGCCGCATCAACGCAACACTTACAGGAACTCTACTCTTCAGCGCGAGTTTGGCTGTCTTCCGCCCCCTCAAATAAAGAGGTATTAA